From Bordetella flabilis, the proteins below share one genomic window:
- a CDS encoding SMP-30/gluconolactonase/LRE family protein, whose product MWNMRFTPPVVIEARELTRLPESLRNARENPWSSANKPGHRIDSFLEGPAFDRAGNLYVTDIPYGRIFRIDAALNWELVAEYDGWPNGIAIHADGSLWIADYRRGILRLDPRSGTLDAPLGHRNSEGFKGPNDLTFDAAGNLYFTDQGQTGLHDPSGRVYRLAPSGRLDRLLDNVPSPNGLVLDKDEAFLYTAVTRANSVWRGPLLPDGSLSKVGAFRTFFGASGPDGLAMDADNRLVVAHASLGGAFLVEANGDVTHFIRSPMGGTVTNIAYRPGTSRLVMTESASGTILEAELPAPGAALFSHRAPA is encoded by the coding sequence ATGTGGAATATGCGCTTCACCCCGCCGGTCGTTATCGAGGCGCGCGAACTGACGCGCCTGCCAGAAAGCCTGCGCAACGCCCGCGAGAATCCCTGGTCCTCGGCCAACAAGCCGGGCCATCGCATCGACAGCTTCCTGGAAGGGCCGGCGTTCGATCGTGCGGGTAATCTGTATGTCACCGACATCCCCTATGGGCGCATCTTCCGCATCGATGCGGCGCTGAACTGGGAGCTGGTCGCCGAGTACGACGGCTGGCCCAATGGCATCGCCATCCATGCCGACGGCTCGTTGTGGATCGCGGATTACCGCCGCGGCATCCTGCGGCTGGATCCCCGTAGCGGTACGCTGGACGCCCCGCTGGGGCACCGCAATTCGGAGGGCTTCAAGGGCCCGAACGACCTGACCTTCGATGCGGCCGGCAATCTGTACTTCACCGACCAGGGGCAGACGGGCCTGCACGATCCCAGCGGCCGCGTCTACCGCCTCGCGCCGTCCGGCAGGCTGGACCGCCTGCTCGACAACGTGCCCAGCCCCAACGGCCTCGTCCTGGACAAGGACGAGGCCTTCCTCTACACCGCCGTGACGCGCGCCAATTCGGTATGGCGCGGGCCGCTGTTGCCGGATGGTTCGCTGTCCAAGGTCGGGGCGTTCCGGACCTTCTTCGGTGCGAGCGGCCCGGATGGCTTGGCGATGGACGCGGACAATCGGCTGGTGGTGGCGCATGCCAGCCTGGGCGGCGCCTTCCTGGTGGAAGCCAATGGCGACGTGACGCATTTCATCCGCAGCCCCATGGGCGGGACGGTCACGAACATCGCGTATCGTCCGGGCACCTCGCGCCTGGTGATGACGGAGTCGGCCAGCGGAACGATCCTGGAAGCGGAGCTCCCCGCGCCGGGCGCGGCGCTGTTCTCGCACCGTGCCCCGGCATAG
- a CDS encoding Bug family tripartite tricarboxylate transporter substrate binding protein — translation MNHRPLRRLCGALLAFCLATFAGAAAAADAYPSRPLNFVVPFSVGGSTDLVARLEAKALSQILDASAVVENRTGGGGVIGWGAVARSAPDGYTLLTVEMSYAIAASLIRNLPYEPKTAFAQITTLVQVPHVLVVHPSVPAKTVQEFIALVKAHPDKYFFGSGGVGTNTHLGGELFNSLAGVKMSHIPFRGAGAAMQDLMAGRVQAMITSVPTALSQIRAGKLRALMVASDHRIDALADVPSAKEVGLPGMDMQFWVGFAAPAGTPKPVIDTLNAAMVKTLSTPEMKAQLKELALEPVGNTPEQATKLVNDEIARWRTVMENAGIKPE, via the coding sequence ATGAATCATCGACCCCTTCGCCGCCTGTGCGGCGCCCTGCTGGCGTTCTGCCTGGCTACGTTCGCCGGCGCGGCAGCCGCGGCCGATGCCTATCCGAGCCGGCCCCTCAATTTCGTCGTGCCCTTCAGCGTGGGCGGCTCGACAGACCTGGTCGCGCGACTGGAGGCCAAGGCATTGAGCCAGATCCTTGACGCCTCCGCCGTGGTGGAGAACCGCACCGGCGGCGGCGGGGTGATCGGCTGGGGCGCGGTGGCGCGATCCGCGCCGGATGGCTACACGCTGCTGACGGTGGAGATGTCCTATGCCATCGCCGCCAGCCTGATACGGAACCTGCCGTACGAGCCCAAGACCGCGTTCGCCCAGATCACCACCCTGGTACAGGTGCCGCACGTGCTGGTGGTCCATCCCTCGGTACCGGCCAAGACCGTGCAGGAGTTCATCGCGCTGGTCAAGGCGCACCCGGACAAGTATTTCTTCGGGTCGGGCGGTGTCGGCACGAATACGCACCTTGGCGGCGAACTCTTCAACAGCCTGGCGGGCGTGAAGATGTCGCATATTCCCTTCCGTGGGGCGGGTGCCGCGATGCAGGACCTGATGGCGGGCCGGGTCCAGGCCATGATCACATCGGTGCCCACGGCCCTGTCGCAGATCCGTGCCGGCAAGCTGCGCGCGCTGATGGTCGCCAGCGACCATCGCATCGATGCGCTGGCGGATGTCCCCTCGGCCAAGGAAGTGGGCCTGCCCGGCATGGACATGCAGTTCTGGGTGGGCTTCGCGGCGCCGGCGGGCACGCCGAAACCGGTGATCGATACCTTGAATGCCGCCATGGTGAAGACGCTGTCCACGCCTGAAATGAAGGCCCAGCTCAAGGAACTGGCGCTTGAGCCCGTAGGGAATACGCCGGAGCAGGCCACCAAGCTGGTAAACGACGAAATCGCGCGCTGGCGCACTGTGATGGAGAATGCCGGCATCAAGCCGGAATAG
- a CDS encoding mandelate racemase/muconate lactonizing enzyme family protein yields MRIERIEAIALRMPLPRPLKAATALITHRCTVLTRVYTADGVIGECFGNNEDAGQAEILRLIREELAPVLVGRDAMLVEDCWQAMQPATRDILRDRRLAIRAIACVDAALWDAVGKALGVPLHRLWGGYRDEVPAYAMGAYYRSEDDLGSVAREMAALREQGFAGCKIKVGALSPQDDAARVRAARDGAGPGFKLMPDPNQGWTYEQALAFARLVEPLDIHWLEEPCHWSNDRQDLARLRRTVPIPICAGQSEISAAGCRELMAAGAIDVCNYDPSWGGGPTAWRKVAAVAHTYGVGVLSHLEPQVGGMLAGSAPNGVGVEVMQPDRDPLYHALVANRPAIADGRMRLPEGPGWGLVLDRDVERRLAA; encoded by the coding sequence ATGCGGATCGAACGGATCGAGGCCATAGCGCTGCGCATGCCGCTGCCGCGGCCCTTGAAGGCGGCCACCGCCCTTATTACGCACCGCTGCACCGTCCTCACGCGCGTGTATACCGCCGATGGCGTAATCGGCGAGTGCTTCGGCAATAACGAAGATGCCGGCCAGGCGGAGATCCTGCGGCTGATACGCGAAGAACTGGCGCCGGTGCTGGTGGGCCGCGACGCCATGCTGGTGGAGGATTGCTGGCAGGCCATGCAGCCGGCCACGCGCGATATCCTGCGCGATCGCCGCCTGGCCATCCGCGCCATTGCCTGCGTGGACGCGGCGCTGTGGGACGCGGTCGGCAAGGCGCTGGGTGTGCCGCTGCACCGCCTGTGGGGCGGTTATCGCGACGAGGTGCCCGCCTACGCCATGGGCGCCTACTATCGCAGCGAGGACGACCTGGGATCGGTGGCGCGGGAAATGGCCGCCCTGCGCGAACAGGGCTTTGCCGGCTGCAAGATCAAGGTGGGCGCCTTGTCGCCGCAGGACGACGCCGCGCGCGTGCGCGCCGCACGCGACGGCGCCGGGCCCGGGTTCAAGCTGATGCCCGATCCCAACCAGGGCTGGACCTACGAGCAGGCCCTGGCCTTCGCGCGGCTGGTGGAACCGCTGGACATCCATTGGCTGGAAGAGCCTTGCCACTGGTCCAACGACCGCCAGGACCTGGCGCGCCTGCGCCGCACCGTGCCCATACCCATCTGCGCGGGGCAGAGCGAGATCAGCGCCGCCGGCTGCCGCGAGCTGATGGCCGCGGGCGCCATCGATGTCTGCAACTACGATCCCAGCTGGGGAGGCGGGCCGACGGCGTGGCGCAAGGTGGCTGCCGTGGCGCATACCTATGGCGTCGGCGTGCTGTCGCACCTGGAGCCGCAGGTCGGCGGCATGCTGGCCGGGTCCGCGCCCAACGGCGTGGGCGTCGAGGTGATGCAGCCCGACCGCGACCCGCTGTACCACGCGCTGGTGGCGAACCGCCCCGCCATCGCCGACGGTCGCATGCGCCTGCCGGAGGGCCCGGGCTGGGGCCTGGTCCTGGACCGCGATGTCGAACGCCGCCTGGCGGCTTGA
- the rnhA gene encoding ribonuclease HI produces MTDTKSMADARPEPESVEMWTDGACKGNPGPGGWGVLMRAGPHEKTLHGGELATTNNRMELLAVIEGLGALKRPCAVTIHTDSQYVMKGMTEWLANWKRRGWVTADKKPVKNADLWRLLDEQVARHDVSWRWVRGHAGDPGNERADQLANMGVDAARRGKAA; encoded by the coding sequence ATGACGGACACGAAAAGCATGGCCGATGCACGACCAGAGCCGGAGTCGGTGGAAATGTGGACCGATGGCGCCTGCAAGGGCAATCCGGGGCCGGGCGGCTGGGGCGTACTGATGCGTGCCGGTCCGCATGAGAAAACCCTGCATGGCGGGGAGTTGGCCACCACCAATAACCGCATGGAATTGCTGGCGGTGATCGAGGGTCTCGGCGCCTTGAAGCGGCCATGCGCCGTGACCATCCATACGGATTCCCAGTATGTGATGAAAGGCATGACGGAATGGCTGGCGAACTGGAAGCGCCGAGGCTGGGTCACCGCGGACAAGAAGCCTGTCAAGAACGCGGACCTGTGGCGGCTGCTCGACGAGCAGGTGGCCCGCCATGACGTGTCGTGGCGCTGGGTGCGCGGCCATGCCGGGGATCCCGGCAACGAGCGCGCCGACCAGCTGGCGAACATGGGCGTGGACGCGGCGCGGCGCGGCAAGGCGGCGTAG
- the dnaQ gene encoding DNA polymerase III subunit epsilon, with amino-acid sequence MRQIILDTETTGLEPAQGHRIVEIGCLEIVNRMVTGNTMHVYLNPDRDSDPEALAVHGLTTEFLADKPRFEDIAEDLVRFLDGAEVIIHNAAFDTKFINAELARLGRAPMHEFCTTITDSLLHARSLHPGKRNSLDALCERYGISNAHRTLHGALLDARLLGEVWLAMTRGQDALLIDVDNASQEGGSEGLLLTRFDASVLPVIRASDEELAEHAAYLGALDKSVNGACLWRQWDPAPAEERQAA; translated from the coding sequence ATGCGTCAGATCATCCTCGACACCGAAACCACCGGCCTGGAGCCCGCACAGGGCCATCGCATCGTCGAAATCGGCTGCCTTGAAATCGTCAACCGCATGGTGACGGGCAACACTATGCACGTCTACCTGAATCCGGACCGCGACAGCGATCCGGAAGCATTGGCGGTGCACGGCCTGACCACGGAATTCCTGGCGGACAAGCCACGTTTCGAGGACATTGCCGAGGATCTCGTGCGCTTCCTGGATGGCGCGGAAGTCATCATCCACAACGCCGCCTTCGATACCAAGTTCATCAATGCCGAACTGGCGCGCCTGGGCAGGGCGCCCATGCACGAGTTCTGCACCACCATCACCGATTCCCTGCTGCACGCGCGTTCGCTGCATCCGGGCAAGCGCAATTCCCTGGACGCCTTGTGCGAGCGCTACGGTATCTCCAACGCGCACCGTACGCTGCACGGCGCCTTGCTGGACGCGCGGCTGCTGGGCGAAGTCTGGCTGGCGATGACCCGCGGCCAGGACGCGCTGCTGATCGACGTTGACAACGCGAGCCAGGAAGGGGGATCGGAAGGCCTGCTGCTGACGCGCTTCGATGCGTCCGTGCTGCCGGTGATCCGCGCCAGCGACGAAGAACTCGCCGAACACGCCGCCTACCTGGGCGCCTTGGACAAGTCCGTGAACGGCGCCTGCCTGTGGCGCCAATGGGATCCGGCACCTGCCGAAGAGCGGCAGGCTGCATAA
- a CDS encoding amino acid ABC transporter permease gives MDLKALGFSFFNAEVAWRYLPDILAGMWVTVQLGVAVAASGLALGLALAVLRALHLRPVNFLIVCFADVLRALPPLVVIMVLFFAFPYVDLSMSAFTATWLSLTLVLAAFAEEIFWAGILSVPRGQAEAARATGLTWLQSMGHVVMPQAVRLTVAPLTNRVIAITKSTALGSVVGLSEVLNNAQSASSNAGNATPLTLGALACLAIFIPVVLLGRWTETRFRWKN, from the coding sequence ATGGACCTGAAAGCGCTGGGCTTTTCCTTCTTCAATGCCGAGGTCGCCTGGCGTTACCTGCCCGACATCCTGGCCGGCATGTGGGTCACCGTGCAGTTGGGCGTGGCCGTCGCGGCCAGCGGGCTGGCGCTGGGCCTGGCGCTGGCGGTATTGCGGGCCCTGCACCTGCGGCCCGTGAACTTCCTCATCGTCTGTTTCGCCGACGTCCTGCGCGCCCTGCCGCCCCTCGTGGTCATCATGGTGCTGTTCTTCGCGTTTCCCTATGTGGACCTGTCGATGTCGGCGTTCACCGCGACCTGGCTGTCCCTGACCCTGGTGCTGGCCGCATTCGCCGAGGAAATATTCTGGGCCGGCATCCTGTCCGTACCGCGCGGCCAGGCCGAAGCGGCGCGCGCCACGGGACTCACCTGGCTGCAATCCATGGGACATGTCGTCATGCCGCAGGCGGTGCGCCTGACGGTGGCGCCGCTGACCAACCGCGTCATCGCCATCACCAAAAGCACGGCGCTGGGATCCGTGGTGGGCCTGAGCGAGGTCCTGAACAATGCCCAGTCCGCCAGCAGCAACGCGGGCAACGCCACGCCGCTCACCCTGGGGGCCCTCGCCTGCCTGGCGATTTTCATTCCGGTGGTGTTGCTCGGGCGGTGGACCGAGACCCGCTTCAGGTGGAAGAACTAG
- a CDS encoding enoyl-CoA hydratase/isomerase family protein — protein sequence MKEAGGPAFAADSNDADADADADADADADAGGGCVVVERHDAWAVVRIARAAKRNALDRRTRAALLEAFERLAADARCIVLTGTAGSFCAGLDIKERARERAAGLADTAGAEWIDLNMAIRRHPAIFIAAVNGVALGGGVTLINSCDLAIAARDASIGCPELAAGAYASAAGPTAMLSLPRKRAAWLLLTAESIDACTAERWGLVNEVVPTEALLPRAHALAARIAAFDAVAIAETKKSLDHVPARVHDWEGALRYGQTVSAAIRARQAEDR from the coding sequence GTGAAGGAAGCCGGCGGGCCGGCGTTCGCGGCGGATTCGAACGATGCCGATGCCGATGCCGATGCCGATGCCGATGCCGATGCCGATGCCGGTGGCGGCTGCGTGGTCGTCGAGCGGCATGACGCCTGGGCCGTCGTTCGCATCGCGCGGGCGGCCAAGCGCAATGCGCTGGACCGCCGTACGCGTGCCGCGTTGCTGGAGGCCTTCGAGCGCCTGGCCGCCGACGCGCGCTGCATCGTGCTGACCGGCACCGCGGGAAGTTTCTGCGCGGGGCTGGACATCAAGGAGCGGGCGCGCGAGCGTGCGGCCGGCCTGGCGGATACCGCTGGCGCGGAATGGATCGACCTGAACATGGCGATACGGCGGCATCCCGCGATTTTCATCGCGGCGGTCAATGGCGTGGCGCTGGGGGGCGGCGTCACGCTGATCAATTCCTGCGACCTGGCCATCGCGGCGCGGGATGCGAGCATCGGTTGTCCCGAACTGGCGGCGGGCGCGTACGCCAGCGCAGCGGGGCCGACGGCCATGCTGTCGTTGCCGCGCAAGCGCGCGGCGTGGCTGCTGCTGACGGCCGAAAGCATCGATGCCTGCACCGCGGAGCGCTGGGGGCTGGTCAACGAGGTCGTGCCCACCGAGGCGCTGCTGCCGCGTGCCCACGCCCTGGCGGCGCGCATCGCGGCCTTCGATGCCGTGGCCATCGCCGAGACGAAAAAATCGCTGGACCATGTTCCCGCCCGCGTCCACGACTGGGAGGGCGCACTGCGCTATGGGCAGACGGTGAGTGCCGCCATCCGCGCGCGCCAGGCGGAAGACCGTTGA
- a CDS encoding amino acid ABC transporter permease, which produces MDQLLQNFFNLDIYVSVAPYLLQGLGRTLLLSALVIPVGLASGLVIGVLSITLKQRWSRFLLAVYIDFFRALPPLVLLIFIYFGAPFLGLDLPKLLAVAIGFMLNNSSYYGEVFRAGLESVPRGQVEAARSTGLSAAQTLWYVQIPQAARNVMPDLISNTLEVVKLTTLASAVALPELLRVARDAQSLVYNPSPIVLAALFYLALLWPVVRLLSRLEHRHIASR; this is translated from the coding sequence ATGGACCAGCTGCTGCAGAACTTCTTCAATCTCGATATCTATGTCAGCGTCGCTCCCTACCTGCTGCAGGGACTGGGCCGCACGCTGCTGCTGTCCGCGCTCGTGATCCCCGTGGGCCTGGCCTCCGGCCTGGTGATCGGCGTGCTGTCCATCACGCTGAAACAGCGCTGGAGCCGCTTCCTGCTGGCCGTCTACATCGATTTCTTCCGTGCCCTGCCGCCCCTGGTGCTGCTGATTTTCATCTACTTCGGCGCGCCTTTCCTGGGCCTGGACCTGCCCAAGCTGCTGGCGGTGGCCATCGGCTTCATGCTGAATAACTCGTCCTATTACGGCGAGGTCTTCCGCGCCGGCCTGGAAAGCGTGCCGCGCGGACAGGTCGAAGCCGCGCGCTCCACCGGCCTGAGCGCGGCGCAGACCCTTTGGTATGTACAGATCCCGCAAGCCGCGCGCAACGTCATGCCGGACCTGATCAGCAACACGCTGGAGGTCGTCAAGCTGACCACCCTGGCCAGCGCGGTGGCCTTGCCGGAGCTGCTGCGCGTCGCGCGCGACGCGCAGTCGCTGGTCTACAACCCTTCGCCGATCGTGCTGGCCGCGTTGTTCTATCTGGCGCTGCTATGGCCGGTGGTGCGCCTGCTCAGCCGACTGGAGCACCGGCACATCGCGTCGCGCTGA
- a CDS encoding IclR family transcriptional regulator has protein sequence MPRKSATPSLADRNAAAGGVAAVDRALSVLGVFSATAPMLGLADIAALTQMHKSTVLRLLASLEHAHLVQRQPDGCYALGAGIVRLHQIYAASFSLESVIMPALRQLVAQTKESAAFHVQQGDRRLCLHRVDSPRPVRDHIRVGDLLPLNRGAGGRVLMAFSGAHGPLYTRIRREQVVVLVGDRVPELAGIAAPVFGPDGGLVGALTLTMPADRFDAAYDQPVTQAARRLTMMLGGHYPEPPVA, from the coding sequence ATGCCCAGGAAATCCGCCACACCCTCCCTGGCCGACCGCAATGCCGCCGCAGGCGGCGTGGCCGCCGTCGACCGTGCCCTGTCCGTCCTGGGTGTCTTTTCCGCGACCGCGCCGATGTTGGGATTGGCCGATATCGCAGCGCTGACGCAGATGCACAAAAGCACGGTGCTGCGCCTGCTGGCGTCGCTGGAACACGCCCACCTGGTGCAGCGCCAGCCGGACGGCTGCTACGCCCTGGGCGCGGGGATCGTGCGCCTGCACCAGATCTATGCGGCCTCCTTTTCCCTGGAATCCGTCATCATGCCGGCCCTGCGCCAACTGGTCGCGCAGACCAAGGAAAGCGCAGCCTTCCATGTGCAGCAGGGCGACCGGCGCCTCTGCCTGCACCGCGTGGACTCGCCGCGCCCCGTGCGCGACCACATCCGGGTCGGCGACCTTCTGCCGCTGAACCGCGGCGCCGGCGGTCGCGTGCTCATGGCCTTCAGCGGTGCGCATGGTCCGCTGTATACCCGTATCCGGCGCGAACAGGTGGTGGTGCTGGTCGGCGACCGCGTCCCGGAACTGGCCGGCATCGCCGCGCCGGTCTTCGGCCCGGACGGCGGACTGGTGGGCGCCCTCACGCTCACCATGCCGGCCGATCGCTTCGACGCGGCCTATGACCAACCGGTCACGCAGGCGGCGCGCAGATTGACCATGATGCTGGGCGGGCACTATCCGGAGCCGCCGGTCGCCTGA
- a CDS encoding Bug family tripartite tricarboxylate transporter substrate binding protein, with amino-acid sequence MNPHRRALIAGMAASPWLSLPGLARAQAYPAGPITLIVPFPPGGGTDASSRLIAQAVTQLTGWNIVVENRPGAGGNIGLGLLAKANPDGMTLGMGQTSNLAINPSLYKTMPYDARKAFAPVALVAGQPMILVVREGGAHRTLQDIVATAKAKPGTLNMASAGIGTVGHLAGEMFAKQAGIKFFHVPYPGAARALADLAGGQVDLYFGTPASVLPLMQSGKLHAVAVSSPERLPAAKDVPTIAESGYAGFSAEDWKALVAPAGTPATVVARLNEAVNQALKQPATQSRFAAEGSVTLGGSVEDCAKFMASEYDRWGQAVRDSGTKME; translated from the coding sequence ATGAATCCACACCGCCGCGCCCTGATCGCCGGCATGGCCGCCTCGCCCTGGCTGTCCTTGCCGGGATTGGCTCGCGCCCAGGCCTACCCGGCCGGGCCGATTACCCTGATCGTGCCCTTTCCCCCCGGCGGTGGCACCGATGCCTCGTCGCGACTGATCGCGCAGGCCGTCACGCAACTGACCGGCTGGAACATCGTGGTCGAGAACCGCCCCGGCGCCGGCGGAAATATCGGCCTGGGGCTGCTGGCCAAGGCCAACCCGGACGGCATGACGCTGGGCATGGGCCAGACCTCGAACCTGGCCATCAATCCATCGCTGTACAAAACCATGCCCTATGACGCCCGCAAGGCGTTCGCGCCGGTGGCCCTGGTCGCCGGCCAGCCCATGATCCTGGTGGTCAGGGAAGGCGGCGCGCATCGCACGCTGCAGGACATCGTGGCGACGGCCAAGGCCAAGCCCGGCACCTTGAACATGGCGTCGGCGGGCATCGGGACGGTCGGCCACCTGGCGGGCGAGATGTTCGCCAAGCAGGCCGGGATCAAGTTCTTCCACGTGCCTTATCCCGGCGCGGCCCGCGCGCTGGCGGACCTGGCGGGCGGCCAGGTCGACCTGTACTTCGGCACGCCGGCCAGCGTGCTGCCGCTGATGCAGTCGGGCAAGTTGCATGCGGTGGCGGTGAGTTCGCCGGAACGCCTGCCCGCGGCCAAGGATGTGCCGACGATCGCGGAATCCGGCTATGCCGGATTCTCGGCGGAAGACTGGAAGGCCCTGGTCGCGCCCGCGGGCACGCCGGCCACCGTGGTGGCACGCTTGAACGAGGCGGTTAACCAGGCGCTGAAGCAGCCGGCCACGCAGAGCCGCTTCGCGGCCGAGGGTAGCGTGACGCTGGGTGGAAGCGTCGAGGATTGCGCGAAGTTCATGGCGAGCGAGTATGACCGCTGGGGGCAGGCGGTGCGCGATTCCGGCACGAAGATGGAGTAG
- a CDS encoding CaiB/BaiF CoA transferase family protein: protein MSKPLAGVRVLDLTNVLAGPFCCHQLAHMGADVIKVETPGSGDLARQLGADPALNQAGMGVSFLAQNAGKRSISVNLKHAAGKEVFLKLVRGADVVVENFRPGVMQRLGLGFEVLRAQRPDLVYCAISGFGQDGPLKDYPAYDQIIQGMSGVMSITGDAQTAPYRVGYPIADTIGGMTAAFAVAAALAEKPRTQARFIDVSMLEATMATMGWAVSNYLVAGRAPGPMGNENITASPSGTFRTGDGLLNIAANKQEQFEALCRVVGRDDLIAHADYAERQARLRNRYALKAELESALAARPAQEWWPLLTQAGVPSGPVYSVEQALAHPQVSERGMVATFPEVPGVGRDVRLVRTGFKLDGQAPAVDDPPPVLGQHNDELLAQLGYGADEIRTLKEQGAI from the coding sequence ATGTCCAAACCCCTGGCGGGCGTCCGCGTGCTGGACTTGACCAATGTCCTGGCCGGACCCTTTTGCTGTCATCAACTCGCCCACATGGGCGCCGACGTTATCAAGGTGGAAACGCCCGGCAGCGGCGATCTTGCGCGCCAGCTTGGCGCCGATCCGGCGCTGAACCAGGCCGGCATGGGCGTGTCCTTCCTGGCGCAGAATGCCGGCAAGCGCTCGATTTCGGTGAACCTGAAGCACGCCGCCGGCAAGGAGGTCTTCCTGAAGCTGGTGCGCGGCGCCGATGTCGTGGTGGAGAATTTCCGGCCCGGCGTCATGCAGCGGCTGGGCCTGGGCTTCGAGGTGCTGCGCGCGCAGCGCCCGGACCTGGTGTACTGCGCGATCTCCGGCTTCGGGCAGGACGGGCCGCTGAAGGACTATCCGGCCTACGACCAGATCATCCAGGGCATGTCCGGCGTAATGAGCATCACCGGCGATGCGCAGACCGCGCCTTACCGGGTCGGGTATCCCATCGCCGACACGATAGGCGGCATGACCGCCGCCTTCGCCGTGGCCGCGGCCCTGGCGGAAAAGCCGCGGACGCAGGCCCGTTTCATCGATGTCTCGATGCTGGAAGCAACCATGGCGACCATGGGCTGGGCGGTGTCCAACTACCTCGTGGCGGGCCGGGCGCCGGGCCCCATGGGCAACGAGAACATCACGGCAAGCCCGTCGGGCACCTTCCGTACGGGAGACGGCCTGCTCAATATTGCGGCCAACAAGCAGGAGCAGTTCGAAGCGCTGTGCCGCGTGGTGGGGCGGGACGACCTGATCGCGCATGCCGACTACGCCGAGCGGCAGGCGCGGCTGCGCAACCGCTACGCCTTGAAGGCGGAACTGGAATCGGCGCTGGCCGCGCGGCCGGCCCAGGAATGGTGGCCACTGCTGACGCAGGCCGGGGTGCCCTCCGGTCCCGTGTACAGCGTCGAGCAGGCCCTGGCGCATCCGCAGGTCAGCGAGCGGGGCATGGTGGCGACCTTTCCCGAGGTGCCCGGCGTCGGGCGCGACGTGCGGCTGGTGCGCACCGGTTTCAAGCTGGACGGCCAGGCGCCCGCGGTCGATGATCCGCCGCCCGTGCTGGGCCAGCACAACGATGAACTGTTGGCGCAGCTGGGCTACGGCGCCGACGAGATCCGCACATTGAAGGAGCAAGGCGCGATATGA
- a CDS encoding citryl-CoA lyase: protein MNQSDEQDAGWESRQWWRTEITDMSPGVIRYHGYAIEDLIGNVGFAQMAWLMLRGELPTPGQGRLLDAALMAAVDHGPQAPSIAIARMAATCGVGLNNAMASAVNVLGDVHGGAGEQAVGLYEDVAARMRDGATRDAAVAAALDHYVEHHGKFVSGFGHRFHHLDPRAPRLLALVDDAARAGEVSGQYADIARAIEAALAARKGKAIPMNIDGATAVIYAELGFPAPLARGLFCLSRSVGILAHAWEQTRQGGRNKGPIPRQYIPLYDGVAPRPVPDQAKQP from the coding sequence ATGAACCAAAGCGACGAGCAGGACGCCGGCTGGGAAAGCCGCCAGTGGTGGCGCACCGAAATCACCGATATGAGTCCGGGCGTGATCCGCTATCACGGGTACGCCATCGAGGACCTGATCGGCAATGTCGGCTTCGCGCAGATGGCCTGGCTGATGTTGCGCGGCGAACTGCCCACGCCGGGGCAGGGCAGGCTGCTCGATGCCGCCCTGATGGCCGCGGTGGACCATGGCCCGCAGGCGCCGAGCATCGCCATCGCCCGCATGGCGGCGACCTGCGGCGTGGGCCTGAACAACGCCATGGCTTCGGCCGTCAATGTGCTGGGCGACGTGCATGGCGGGGCGGGCGAGCAGGCGGTGGGCTTGTATGAGGATGTGGCCGCGCGCATGCGCGACGGCGCGACGCGCGACGCCGCCGTGGCCGCGGCGCTGGACCACTATGTCGAGCATCACGGCAAGTTCGTGTCCGGGTTCGGCCACCGCTTTCATCATCTGGACCCGCGCGCGCCGCGCCTGCTGGCGCTGGTGGACGATGCCGCACGTGCCGGCGAGGTGAGCGGCCAGTACGCCGATATCGCGCGTGCGATCGAGGCCGCGCTGGCCGCCCGCAAGGGCAAGGCCATACCCATGAACATCGACGGGGCCACCGCGGTGATCTACGCGGAGCTGGGCTTTCCCGCGCCGCTGGCGCGCGGGTTGTTCTGCCTGTCGCGCTCGGTCGGCATCCTGGCGCACGCCTGGGAGCAGACGCGCCAGGGAGGCCGCAACAAGGGACCCATTCCCCGGCAATACATTCCGCTGTACGACGGCGTGGCCCCGCGTCCGGTGCCAGACCAGGCCAAACAACCCTAG